In Deinococcus sp. QL22, the following are encoded in one genomic region:
- a CDS encoding penicillin-binding protein 2 yields the protein MEVKIHNRSRVMQVLALAMFTLLVWAYAQLEWGLPQGIRRTVVQSRGAIVAADGSVLARSVGGKRVYPQGTLAGQVVGMMGSTEGLEGLEAAYNRSLEAGETLKLTLDPRTQANAEAALAKGVKKHQAEYGSVVVIETRTGRVLAAASYPAFNPNDWRTFSPDARRNRPFLDVFEPGSTIKGLVVGAALNEGHTTPGTVYDTPMRRYVGGRWGSTIGDAVDHPTQLTTKQVLRYSSNVGMSHIVEHFPAADLRNYLGQYGFGQDVSIPVVSTATGRLQPLRNWDDLVRATNAFGQGMSSTTLQLAAAFNVLANDGLYVSPRLVEGSGAGERREVLRPETAKTMRGLLQAVIEDGIFHAAGIKGYALGGKTGTAQVVVDGKYSNSVYDSVFAGFFPADAPRVTVAVVVHGAKIDHHGSQLAAPIYRELAAGTLSEWAAAPTVPEKKPEQ from the coding sequence GTGGAAGTAAAGATTCACAACCGCTCCCGTGTGATGCAGGTGCTCGCGCTCGCCATGTTCACCCTGTTGGTGTGGGCTTATGCCCAACTGGAATGGGGGCTGCCACAGGGCATCCGGCGCACGGTGGTGCAGTCTCGCGGGGCAATCGTGGCTGCCGATGGGTCGGTGCTGGCCCGCAGCGTGGGCGGCAAACGGGTGTATCCGCAGGGAACGCTAGCCGGGCAAGTCGTGGGCATGATGGGCAGCACGGAAGGGCTGGAGGGCCTGGAAGCCGCCTACAACCGTTCCCTGGAAGCCGGAGAAACCCTGAAGCTCACGCTTGATCCCCGCACGCAGGCCAATGCCGAGGCCGCGCTGGCAAAAGGCGTCAAGAAGCATCAGGCCGAATACGGTTCCGTGGTGGTCATAGAAACCCGCACGGGCCGGGTACTGGCAGCGGCAAGTTACCCCGCCTTCAACCCCAACGATTGGCGCACCTTTAGCCCCGATGCCCGCCGCAACCGCCCGTTTCTGGATGTCTTCGAGCCGGGTTCGACCATTAAGGGCCTGGTGGTGGGGGCCGCGCTGAACGAAGGCCACACCACCCCCGGCACTGTTTATGACACGCCTATGCGCCGCTATGTGGGCGGACGCTGGGGCAGCACCATCGGTGACGCGGTAGACCATCCTACCCAGCTGACCACCAAACAGGTGTTGCGCTACAGCAGCAACGTAGGGATGAGCCACATCGTCGAGCATTTTCCAGCAGCCGATTTACGCAACTATTTGGGACAGTACGGCTTTGGGCAGGATGTGTCTATTCCGGTGGTGTCCACGGCCACAGGCCGCCTGCAACCCCTGCGCAACTGGGATGATCTGGTGCGGGCCACCAACGCCTTCGGGCAGGGTATGAGCAGCACGACCCTGCAACTGGCCGCCGCCTTCAATGTGCTGGCGAACGATGGACTGTACGTGTCGCCCCGATTGGTCGAAGGCTCTGGCGCGGGCGAGCGGCGTGAAGTGCTGCGCCCGGAAACCGCCAAGACCATGCGTGGCCTGCTACAAGCCGTGATCGAGGACGGCATCTTCCATGCAGCGGGCATCAAGGGATATGCGCTGGGAGGCAAAACGGGTACGGCTCAAGTCGTCGTAGACGGGAAGTACTCCAACAGTGTCTACGACAGTGTATTTGCGGGATTCTTTCCTGCCGACGCTCCCCGCGTCACGGTGGCCGTTGTGGTTCACGGGGCAAAAATTGACCATCACGGCTCACAGTTGGCTGCGCCGATCTATCGCGAATTGGCGGCTGGCACGCTCTCCGAGTGGGCAGCGGCTCCCACTGTGCCCGAAAAGAAGCCGGAACAATAA